The DNA sequence CCGCATCCCAGTCCGGGTAGGACGTCCATCCGTCGCCGTTGTTGGGTTCGACCCGCACCGGGTCCTCGGCGGCGATGCCGTTGTCGATGCCGCGCAGGTGGTGGTTGAACCAGCGGGTAAGCGACTCCCAGGTTTCGTTGGGCAGGCCGAACGCGCCGAACGCCTCGCGGGTGGCGTGGTCGCCCGCGGAGAGCATGAGCCGCTTGGGGCCGCTGTAGGCCGAGTAGAAGTCGGTGAGGTGGCCCGGCGGGAAGATCCCGTCGTTCCAGGCGTGGCCGATCATGATGGCCGGACCGCTGGCGTTGAGGGCGTCCAGCTTGGTGGCGACCGAGCGTTCCGGCGAGAGTTCCAGCGCGGGCTGGACGTTGCCCTTGCGGTACTCCTCCTCCATCTCCTGCAGGGCGTCGCCGGGGCGGCCGGTGATTTTCGCGGAGGTGAGCAGCAGTTCCACGGCCTGGTAGCTGATGGTCCCGTTGGCGTAGATGGACTCGGCAAGGTCGGCCCAGCCGCTCATGGCCCCGACGGCGCGGACGCGGTCGTCGGCGGCGGCGGTCAGCAGGCTGATCCCGGCTCCGTAGGAGATGCCGGCCATGCCCACGCGCTCGGGGTCGGCGTCGGTCTCGCGCAGCGCCCAGTCGATGACCGCGCGGGCGTCGGCGACGTCCTCGGGGCCGGCCACCTCCACCTCGCCGCCGGAGTCCCAGAATCCGCGGGAGGTGTAGCTGATGACCTGGTAGCCGGACTCGTAGGCCAGGCGGTGCGCGGCGCCGACGTAGAGGAGATTGCTGGTGGACCAGGCGGCGGGCATCACCAGCAGCGGACGGGGGCCGTCGTAGCCGGTGGGGGTGATGACCATGGCCGCCAGGTCCGCGCCGCCGTGGCCGGGAATGGTGCGGTAGGCGATTTCGGCGCCGGTCCCGGTGTCGTCGCCGGGCGCGGCGGATGCGGGAAGTGGTGCGCAGAATACGAGGAGTATCGAGGCGAGGGCGGTCGCCGCGAGGGTGCGGGGTGTGTTCATGCTGACCTCGGACGCGACGTCCGGCCGCGGGGCCGGAGAGGGCGGGGGATCGAAGGGGGGAGGGAGTCGGGGCTCGTGCAGCGCGGCGGCGGCGCGCCTCCGCTCGGCCGCGCGTCTTTACTCGGCGGTAAGTTACCTCGGGGTTAAATTAGACCGTGCGGTGTGCCGTGTAAAGGGGAGTAGCGCAATCCACCGGAGCACCGCGCGTCCGCTCGCCGTCAGCGCGCGAGGCCGGTGCCGACCTCGGCTCGGCAGGCGGACCGTGCCTAGCATTGGGCCATGCCTCCAGACTCAGACGCCAGCAAGGCCCGCATCCTGCGGGCGGCGGCGGCCGAGTTCGCCGAGCACGGCATCTCCGGAGCCCGCGTCAACCGGATCGCGCAGCGGGCGAATGCGAACAAGCAGCTCATCTACGCCTACTTCGGCGACAAGGAGACGCTGTTCGACATCGTGCTGCGGGACCGGCTCGCCGCCCTCGCCGAAGATGTCCCGCTCGATCCCGCGGACCTGCCCGGCTATGCCGGGGAGGTCTTCGACTACATCCTCGAACACCCCGAGCTGGCACGGCTGTCGGGGTGGGAGCTGCTGGAGCGCGACGGGGCGTGCGACACCGGCGACCGCCGCGCGGCCTCCTATCGCGCCAAGGTCGCGGCGGTGGCCGAGGCGCAGCGCCGGGGCCTGGCGGACCCGCACACCGATCCGGTGCACCTGCTCGCCCTACTGCTGGCGCTGGCGGCGACGTGGCTGCACTCCCCCTACGCGGTGCGCGCCCTGGACGAGGACGGCGCCGAGGCCACCCGCCGGCGCCGGCGCGAAGTCGTCGTCGAGGCGGCCCGGCGGGTGGTCGCCCCGCCCGCGTAGCCCGGCCTGAAGGCGCCGGCGACGCGGATCGGGGCGGTGGCGAAAGGGGGTCAGCGGCGCCGCGCGGCCGCCTGCAGAGCCGGCGGGGTCCAGCCGGCGTCGGCGGGGTTGAGGTTGGAGCCGGGCGGGACGATCTCGTCGATCCGGTCCAGGACCTCGGTGGAGAGCCGGATGTCGGCGGCGCTGAGCTGCGACTCCAGCTGTTCCATCGTCCGCGGTCCGATGATCGCCGAGCTGACGGCGGGATGCTCCAGCACGAAGGCCAGCGCCAGTTCGACGAGCGTGAGGCCGTTGTCCTCCGCCAGCCGCACGAGCTGCTCGACGGCCTCCAGCTTGGCGGCGTTCTGCGGGCGGTCCGGATCGTAGCGGTCGGGCAGCCTGTCCATCCGCGGGCTTTCCACCTTCGCGCCCTTGCGGTACTTGCCCGAGAGCCACCCGCCGGCGAGCGGACTCCAGGGCAGCACGCCCATGCCGTAGCTTCGGGTAACGGGCAGCACGTCGGCCTCGATGCCGCGGGCGAGGATGGAGTAGGGCGGCTGCTCGGTGACGAAACGCTCCCGGCCGCGCCGTTCGGCGACCCAGTGCGCCTCCACGATCTCGTGTGCGGGGAAGGTCGAGCATCCGGCGTAGCGGATCTTGCCGTCCCGCACGAGGTCGGTCAGCGCGCCCAGCGTCTCGTCGATGTCGCAATCGGGGTCGGGCCGGTGGATCTGGTAAAGGTCGATGTGGTCGGTGTTCAGCCGGCGCAGGCTGTTCTCCACCTCGCGCACCAGCCAGCGGCGCGAGTTGCCCGCCATGTTGGGGCTCTCGCCCATGGGCATGTGCGCCTTCGTCGCGAGGACGACGTCGTCGCGGCGTCCGGCGAGGGCCTTGCCGACGATCTCCTCGGATTCCCCGGCGGAGTAGACGTCGGCGGTGTCGATGACGTTGATGCCGGCGTCGAGTGCGCGGTGGATGATACGCACGCCGTCGTCGTGGTCGGTGTTCGCCCAGGAGCCGAAGTTCATCGCGCCCAGGGTCAGCGGACTGACCCGGACGCCGGTGCGGCCCAATGGTGCGTAATCCATGGCCGGCGGCCTTTCATGACGTCTGTGCGGCGGTCGGGGGCTCGACCGCCCCTGCGGTCAACCTATGCGAGGGATCCACCAGTCTCAACCATCCGGTTGGTTACTCTGGTCGTAGTGCGGTTATCTGTCCGCTGACCGTGATGAGGAGGATTACCCGTGACCACACCGGAAACCGCGCGCGCCGTCCACCTGGCCGCACGCCCCGAGGGAGAGCCCGGCCCGGAGAACTTCCGCGTCGTCGAGGAGCCGGTCGCGTCTCCCGCCCCGGGCGAGATCCTCGTGCGCAACCGCTACATGTCGGTCGATCCCTACATGCGCGGCCGCATGCGCGACGCGAAGTCCTATGTGCCTCCCTTCGAGCTGAACCGGCCGATGGAGGGCGCCGCCCTCGGCGAGGTCGTCGCCTCCCGGTCCGAGGCCGTCGCCGAAGGCAGTCTGGTCCAGCACAACCTCGGCTGGCGGGAGTACGCGACCCTGCCCGCCGAGCAGGCGCAGGTGCTCGATCCCGACCGAGTGCCCTCCGTGACGGACTACCTGGGCGTCGCCGGCGGC is a window from the Streptomonospora litoralis genome containing:
- a CDS encoding CocE/NonD family hydrolase; translated protein: MNTPRTLAATALASILLVFCAPLPASAAPGDDTGTGAEIAYRTIPGHGGADLAAMVITPTGYDGPRPLLVMPAAWSTSNLLYVGAAHRLAYESGYQVISYTSRGFWDSGGEVEVAGPEDVADARAVIDWALRETDADPERVGMAGISYGAGISLLTAAADDRVRAVGAMSGWADLAESIYANGTISYQAVELLLTSAKITGRPGDALQEMEEEYRKGNVQPALELSPERSVATKLDALNASGPAIMIGHAWNDGIFPPGHLTDFYSAYSGPKRLMLSAGDHATREAFGAFGLPNETWESLTRWFNHHLRGIDNGIAAEDPVRVEPNNGDGWTSYPDWDAVSAAETTLHLGEPERSWSDWRYTGGLEAEPSTGWDYRVRSGIGTTAESGTLLLRGALQQFADIPTGVALPLVDRRRAGVWTGEPYTGGVRISGSPRAHLTVTPTDAEQSLYVYLYAVNKHGTGSLVTHKPYTLRDAEPGQPTSVDVELEPVVWDVPDGHRLALVVDTRDARYTDESDLGERVSFGSPESDPSRLIVPTA
- a CDS encoding TetR family transcriptional regulator, translated to MPPDSDASKARILRAAAAEFAEHGISGARVNRIAQRANANKQLIYAYFGDKETLFDIVLRDRLAALAEDVPLDPADLPGYAGEVFDYILEHPELARLSGWELLERDGACDTGDRRAASYRAKVAAVAEAQRRGLADPHTDPVHLLALLLALAATWLHSPYAVRALDEDGAEATRRRRREVVVEAARRVVAPPA
- a CDS encoding aldo/keto reductase, which gives rise to MDYAPLGRTGVRVSPLTLGAMNFGSWANTDHDDGVRIIHRALDAGINVIDTADVYSAGESEEIVGKALAGRRDDVVLATKAHMPMGESPNMAGNSRRWLVREVENSLRRLNTDHIDLYQIHRPDPDCDIDETLGALTDLVRDGKIRYAGCSTFPAHEIVEAHWVAERRGRERFVTEQPPYSILARGIEADVLPVTRSYGMGVLPWSPLAGGWLSGKYRKGAKVESPRMDRLPDRYDPDRPQNAAKLEAVEQLVRLAEDNGLTLVELALAFVLEHPAVSSAIIGPRTMEQLESQLSAADIRLSTEVLDRIDEIVPPGSNLNPADAGWTPPALQAAARRR